CGTTGCGCGACAGCAGCGCGGTCAGCGCGATGCCGGCAACGGCGGTCGGCAGCGCGAAGGGCAGGTCGACCATCGCATCGAGCACCCGGCGGCCGGGAAACCGGTAGCGCACCAGCACCCAGGCCACCACCGTCCCGAACACCAGGTTCACCGCGGCTGCCGTCAGCGAGGCGCCGAAGGACAACCTGAGGGCAGCGACCACGCGTTCGCTCGCGGCAATCGCCGCAAACTCGGCCCAGGTCAGCGTCGTCGTCCTGAGGATCAGCGCCGCGATCGGAATCAGCACGATCAGGCCGAGATATGTCAGCGCGAAGCCGAGCGTCAGGCCGAAGCCCGGCAGGATGCCCGGTCTGCGCCACCGCCCGGGCGCCGCCGCCGCGACAGCTGCCATGGCGCCTCACCTCCGCTCAGCGCCGGTAGATCTGGTCGAACACGCCGCCGTCGCCGAAATGCTCCGGCTGCACCTTCGCCCAGCCGCCGAAGATCGGGTCGTCGATCCTCACCAGCTTCAGCTGGGGAAAGCGGGCAGCATCCTCGGGCGCGGCATCCTGCATCCGGTATGGCCGGTAGAAGTGCCTGGCGGCGATCGCCTGGCCCTCGGGCGCGTAGAGATAGTTCAGATAGGCCTCGGCGACCGCGCGGGTGCCCTTGCGGTCGACGTTCGCATCGACCACGGCGACGACCGGCTCGGCCAGCATCGACATGGATGGCATGACGATCTCGAACTGGTCGGGGCCGAGTTCCTCGATCGCGAGCAACGCCTCGTTCTCCCAGGCGAGCAGCACGTCGCCGATGCCGCGCTGCACGAAGGTCGTGGTCGAGCCACGCGCCGCCGTGTCGAGAACCGGCACGTTGCGGTAGAGCCTGGCGAGGAAATCGCGCACCTTCGCCGTGTCGCCGCCAAACGCTTCGCTGGCGAAGGCCCAGGCCGCCAGATAGGCCCAGCGCGCCGCCCCCGACGTCTTCGGATTGGGCGCGACGACCTCGACGCCCTCCTTCACCAGATCGTCCCAGTCCTTCAGGCCCTTCGGGTTGCCCCTCCTGACCAGAAACACGATTGTCGAGGTGTAGGGCGCCGCGTTGTTCGGCAGCCTTGCCCGCCAGTCTTCCGCGATCTTGCCGGAGTTTTGCACGATCGCGTCGACATCCGACTGCATCGCCAGCGTCACAACGTCGGCATCGAGCCCGTCGATCACCGCACGCGCCTGTGCGCCGGAGCCGCCATGCGACTGGCGCACCGTCACGTCGTCGCCGGTGGTCGCTTTCCAGTGGGCGGCAAAGGCCGCGTTGAAGTCCCGGTAGAGTTCCCGTGTCGGGTCGTAGCTGACGTTCAGAAGCGTCGTCTGCGCAAACGCAACGACCGAGAGAACGAGCATGATGGCCGCCGTGAAAGTCGCGGTGGCGAGCCCGTTCCGGAGGCGGCTGCCGCGCCCGGCGGCGCGGACGGTCTGCGGCGAAGGGGACGCGGCACGCATCGGACATCTCCCGGATGGATCGTTAATGCCTATAATCACGATCTATTCGGTCGGGATTGTCAATTGCAAAATGCGACACATGTCCGGAAAACCGTTCCGGCCGTTTGCAAGGATACGCAACGCGCATTGCGCAGCGGGCGCAAACTCGGCCGGGACCGGCCGGTGGCCTGCATCGAGCCGCAGCCGCCGGTCATGTTGTACGCCACCCGTTGCGGAATCGCGGGCATTGCCATCGGCCAGGGCATGGCGACAGCGACGGCGACCCGACTTCCCGCCTCAGAAGGGTCGGCCAAACCGTTCCAGGATGTCCCGGTCACCGACTTGCCCGCCCTTGAGCAGCAGGAATGCCCCCTCGAGGGCATGACCCGGCATATGACCGCTGCAGACGGCGACTCCGGGCGCTGCACGTCGCACGAAGGAGAGGCTTCTGAAGCCGAGACGCTTGACCACGGCGCTGGCGGTATCGCCGCCGGCGACGGCGATGGCGCCCACCGGGCAGCGACCCGCGATGGCTGCCGTCAGTTTGGCAAGTCGTCCCGAGAGACTGGCCGGCGGCATCCCGTAGTCATGGTCCCGCCTCAGGTGGATGAGCACGTCCCGCCCGGTGGCGAGCAGATCCGCGCAGTGCCGAACCAGCCGGTCCGCCCCCGCGTCGAGATCGCAGGGCTCGATCGGCAAACGAACATAGCTGGCCGCCGCCTCCACCTGATCGGCCGTCACGGCGGACCGGCTGCCGGCAACTGCCAGCCGCGGCCCGACGCCGGTGACGGCCCGTGAGCGGGACTGGGCGAGCCGCGGACACAACGCTTCGGCGACACTGCTGGCACCGACCACCAGCAACGGTGCGGTTGCAGCTTCCAGGGTCGTCAGAATGCGTCCTATCCTGTCCACGTCGGACGGCGACAGGGCATCGATGAGAGCGCGGCCCGCCCCGTTGCGCATCGCTGGCGGCAGCTCTTCCGTTCTGTTCAGTTCGAGGCAGTCGATCAAGGCGAGATCGTCGAGCCCCTGCAGCGCGAGATGAGCCCGAATGTCGGCTTCGCCCATCGGCGTCGTGGGATGCCGGCTCATCACCGGATGTCGGTCGATCCGGCAGACCCTGCCGTCAGCCGCCCGTGCGAAGAGCGTTCCGAAGATGCAATAGCGGCCGAGGCTAGGCTGACCGCCAACGACGACGGTGCGGCCGGTCGCGAGCAGGCGCTCGAGTGTCAGAACCGCCGCGCCGATGCTGCCGACATGCCGCGCGGAGTCGAACGTCGAACAGATCTTGTAGTGCAGGATGCGCGGCGACAGCCTTCGCAGGCCCGGTGCAAGCTCTTCGAGCCGCCGGACGATGATGTCCGGCGAAAGGGGGCGCAGGTCGGTGGCAATACCGATGACGTCGAGCCCGTCCGCTTCGGCCGGATCCGGCACATCCAGAAACAGCCGGACCGCCGCACCTCGCTCGGCGAAGGTGGCGAGGGTGTCCGATGCGCCGGTGAAGTCGTCGCCGAGGAAAACGATCCTGGCCAAGTCAGCCACCGAAGACGCGCAACGCCGCGGCAAGTTCTGGCCGCGTCGCGGCCGCAGCCTCGATCTCCTCCCCGCTCGCGACCGCATCCCATGCCTGGCGAAGGCTCGTCACGCCGGCGGCCGGCCCGTCGGGATGGGCGAGAATGCCGCCGCCTGCCATGAACAGGAAGTCGGCCGAGTCGGCGGCGCGCGCTGCCAGCGGCAGCGTGCCTGCCCATTGGCCGGAGGAAAAGGCGGGCATGACCGCGTCCGTCGCATCCGGCGCATCGACCGCAAGCGGCTTCAGACAACGCCGTGCCGCCTGCTCGACGTCTTCCGGCCGGTCACAGAACTTGCCGCCGATGCCATGCACATGCAGATGGTCGATGCCGGCCAGCCGGTACAGCGCCTGATAGGCATCGAAGCCGATCCCAAGCAACGGGTGGCGCGACAGGGCGCCGAAACCGTTACGGTGTCCGTGAATGGCGAGTGGCGTCGATCGGCGCAGCGACTGGATCGCCGATAGCCCGCACCAGTTGAGACTCACCATCACACAGGATCCGCCCTCGCGCTCGACCAGATCGGCATGGCGGCGCATCGCATCGGTCTCGTCGGTGACATTGAAGGCGACCATCACATTACGGCCGGTGCGGTCGCGATGGGCGCGCACCCGCGCCATGACGGCGGGAACGCGCTCGGCGAGCGGCGCATGGTCGGGGTTGGCGCAGACCTCGTCGTCCTTGATGAAGTCGACGCCTGCCCTGCACAGGAGATCGACCAGATCCGCTATCTCGTCGGCCCGCAGGCCGACATTGGGCTTGATGATCGTGCCGAACAACGGCCGGCCGAATACCCCGACGCGCTCGCGCGTGCCGCGCACGCCGACGCCGGGCAGATCGAACCGGCAGCGCACGATCTGTGGCAGACGCAGGTCGAGCAGCCGCAGTCCGGTGACCTCGCCCAGGTCGAAGAGATTACCGGCAACGGTCGCGGCAAGCGTCGGTAGGTTGGTGCCGATATTGGCGAGCGGGAAGGCGATGCGAACCCTCGCGCGCCGCCACGGACCTGCAACTCCCCTGCGATCGAGCCAGGAACTCGCAAGGCTGGGTCCGGTTGCGCTCTCGAGTTCCTCAAGCTCCAATACCTCGGCGGCAGCGCGGGCCCGCAGCGCGTCGGTTTCTCCGGCGACGCGGACAAAGGTGCCGCTCGACTGCTCGCCGGCCAAGATGTCGGCAACCCTCGCCGGATCCAGCGGAGTCTCGATGAGATAGATCGCTTCGATCGTATCGACACGCATCGGCGCTTCAGAGGGTCGACAGATCGGGAAAGGGCCGGATCGGATCGGTACCGTCCCAATCCTGCGACGCGGCCCGGATCATGTCGAACATCCGCCCTTTCGGACCGATCACCTCCGACAGTTCGATCACCGTGCCGGGATGCGCCTCGCGATCGAAATAGACGAAGCGGCCGTTTGCGCCCACCCTGCCACTCATCCTGGGGCGGAATCCCTCAGCCACCATGCGGGCCAGATCGCGATCGAAGTCTTGCGTCCAGTAGGCGACATGCTGGAGGCCACGGTTGCCCGCCTCGAGGAAGTCGCGATACATCGACGGAACGTCGTTGCGGCACTGGATCAGCTCGACCTGGATGAAGCCACTGTTGGCGAGCGCAACCGAGTTGTGAGGCTGATAGGCGACGCCGTCATAGAGGTAATCCTCGATCGGCACCCTTGGGTTGTAGAACCATGGCCCGACACCCATTACCGCGTGCCAATGCGCCATGCCTGCCTCGATGTCGTCCACGACATAGCCGAGTTGGCGGATTGCGCCGAGAAACCTGCTCATGAACTGTCCTATTGCGCGAGGAACTGGGGTAGCCAGGTCGAGATGGCGGGAACCATCGAGACGACCAGCAGCGACAGCAGCAGCGGCATGAAGAACGGCAGGACGCCGCGGATCACCTCGTGCACCGGCATTCTGGCAACGATCGCCACCATGTAGAGACTCATCCCGACCGGTGGCGTCAGCAGGCCGATCATCAGATTGAGGACGAACACGATGCCGAGCTGGAGCGGATCGACGCCCGCGGCGTGAAGCGCCGGCGCGACGATCGGTGCGATGATGAGAATCGCGGCGATCGATTCGAGCACCATGCCGACGACGAGCAGGAGCAGGTTGACCAGCAGCAGCAGCACCAGCGGATTGTCGGATATGCCGAGCAGCCACCTGCCGGCGATGGCTGGTACCTGGTCGAGCGTCAGGACCCAGGCGAACAGCGCCGCCGTCGCGACGATGAACAGGATGCCGGCCGTCGCCTCGGTCGTCTCGCGAAGGCAAGCCCAGACCGCGCGAACGGTAAGGGTGCGATAGACCAGGAACCCGATCACCAGCGCATAGGCGACGGTGACCCCGGCAACCTCGGTCGGACCGAAATAGCCGCTCAGCAGACCGCCGATCAGCAGGACTGGCGCTGCGAGCGCCGGCAGCGAAACGACCGCCTTGGCGGCGATGGCACGCACTGACGGGCTGATGGTGTCGCGCGGCAGGTCGAACAGCCGCGCCATCACCGCGACCTGCGCCATCAGCAGGACCGTGATGACCAGCGCCGGCACAATCCCGGCAATCAGCAGCTGCACCGCCGAGACATTGGTGACACTCGCGTAGATGATGATCGGTATCGACGGCGGGAATATCGGACCGATGGTGGCGGCGGCGATGGTGATGCCGGCGCCGAACCGGCGCCTGTAGCCCTGCGCCACCATCTGGTCGATCTGGATCTTGCCGAGCGCACCGATGTCGGCGAGCGCTGCACCCGACATTCCCGAGAAGATGAGGCTGACCAGGATCGACACCTGGGCGACGGCGCCGCGGATGCGCCCGACCAGCAGCCGCACGAGATCGAAGATGTGCCCGGTCACGCCCATCGCATTCAGAAGGCTGGCGGCGAGGATGAACAAGGGCACCGCCAGCAATGGCGTCGAATCGAGCGCATTGACGCAGCGCTGGACCAGCACATGCACCGGCAGGCCGAAGGCAACCACGGTTACGGCGGAAGCAAGTCCGAGTGCCACGGCGATCGGCGCTCCAAGGAGAAGCGCGGCGACAAAGACGGCGACAAGGACCAGACTCATGGCACCGGGCTGCCGTTACCATCCGGAAGGCGGCCGGCGACGATCGCCCGGATCCGGGCCACAGCGACAAGGGCCAGCAGGGCGAGGCCGACTAGCGCGGGCGCATAGAACACCCAGTTGGGAATCCCCAGTGTCGGCGTCGCGAACTTCCATGCCCGGCCGAGAAAGGCATGGAGCGACCAGAGCCCCAGGCAGGCGAAGGCGAGCACGGTCAGTTCGATCACCAGCGCGACCGGCCGCCGCAGCCGCCCCCGCAGCACCAGCGATGCGAGGTCCATCGCGACGTGCTGGCCGCGCAACGCCAGCAGCGGCACGCACAGGAAGACGATTGCCACGCCGCAGAAGCGCGCGAGCTCGTCGGCCCAGGGCATTCCCGTATTGAACAGGTTGCGGCCGGCAACCTGAGCTGCGATCAGGACGCAGATCAGCGCGAGCAGCAGCGAAGCCAGGCTGCGGCAGGCGACGGCAGCAATCTGCAGCAGCCGGCCACCCGCCGGAACCGAGACCCCGCCCTGCATCACCGCAGCCTCCCTAGCCGTTCGGGGCTCAGCTGATCGCCCGAATCTTGTCGTAGAGCGATCCGAACTTCTCGCCGAAGCGCTGGTCCACCAGCTTCGATACCGAGGCCCGGAAGGCCTCGAGATCGAGCCCGTCCTCGGGACCGATCACCGTCATTCCGAGCTTGCGCAGCTCCTCGGTCTCGCGTTCCTCGTTGTCCTGGATGGCCCTTGTGGCGCGCTCGCGGATCTCCTGAGCGGCGGTTTCGACAGCCACCTTCTGGGCGGGCGTGAGGGCCTGCCAGGCATCCTCGTTCATCACGACGACTTCCGCATTCGACATGTGCCCGGTCAGCATCAGATGCGACTGGACCTCGTAGAGCTTGACATTGAGGATGACATTCACCGGGTTTTCCTGCCCGGCGACGATGCCGGTGGCAAGCGCCGTCGGCACCTCGGACCAGTCCACAGGCACGGGCGCGGCCCCCATGCCCTCGACGGCGGTCTGGTAGATGGGGAACGGCACGGCGCGGATCTTCACCCCGGCAAGATCGGCGGGCGAATAGACGGCCTTGTTCGCTGTCAGGTTCCGGCGGCCGAAATAGTGCGCATAGATGACGCGGACATTCGCCGCCTCGATCAGCCCCCTGTTCAGCTCCTGCATGACCGGCGAGTTGACGTCCATCACCTTCATGAGGTGATCGACATCACGATAGAGATAGGGCGTGTCGAGGGCGCCGAACGGCTCGTACAGAGAGCCGATCCCGCCGGCGGTATTGTGCGAGAAGGCGATGGTGCCAAGCGAGACCGCCTCGGCCAGCTCCTGAAGCTTCCCCAGCTGGGATGACGGGAAGACCTGCACCTGGATGTCGCCGCCCGAATGCCTGTTGACGGCTTCCGCGAACCAGTCGGCCTGGGCGCCGGCGACACTGGCCGGCTCGTTGTTGTGCCCGTAGCGCAGCGTCAGCGATTGCGCCGATGCCCGATACGGCGACAGGACGAATGCTCCGGCGCCCAGCCCGAGCCCCAAGGCACCGCGCCGCGTGATCGATTGCAGTTGCTTGGCCATGCGAACCTCCCGTGATGTCTTTTGATGGGTGGCGTCCGTGTATCGCGCCCATTTATCGGCCTTGACAGAAGGTTAGGTGGCGTGATCCTTCAGGTCAAAGAATAGTTTCTGAGGTGTTTTGAGGTGCATCCGAGACCCTCGACCCTTCCCTCCATGGCCGACGTGGCGCAATTGGCCGGAGTCTCGCTGGCCACGGTCGATCGCGTGCTCAACCGGCGCAAGGGCGTGAGGGCGCGCACGGTCGACCGGGTTCTCAAGGCCGCGGTGGAGCTCGGCTACCTGGATCGCGAGGAGTGCAGGAAGCTGTCCGGCCCGCGTTTGCCCAATATCGCGTTCCTGTTGCCCAAGGGCACGAACCCCTATCTCAGGCTTCTCGGCGAGAAGGTCCGCGCCACCGCCGCGACAGGCTCCCGCGACGACTCGCCGGTCCGCTGCTTCTTCATCGAGAGCTTCGACGCCGGGGCGCTCGCCTCGGCGCTGCACCACCATGCCCGTTGGGCGGATGGCATTGCCTTCATGGCGATCGACCACCCTCTGGTGCGTGAAGCGGTCGAGGAGGTCGGCGCCGGCGGGACGCGCCTGGTCACCATCGTGTCGGACCTGCCCCATTCGGCCCGCGAGGCCTATATCGGGCTTGATAACCAGGCGGCCGGGCGAACGGCCGCCTACCTCCTGGCGCGCTTCTGCCATGTGCGGGAGGGCAGCGTGGCCGTGGTGGCAGGCAGCCGCAGCTACCGGGCCCATTCCGAGCGCGAGATGGGATTCCACAGCCTGCTCGACGAGGCGCATCCGGGCCTGCGTGTCGTTGGCATGCGCGAGGGCCACGACGACCGAAACGAGAATTACCTGCATACGCTGTCATTGCTCGACCAGAACCCCGATCTGGTCGGCATCTACAATGTCGGCGGCTCCTCCGATGGCATCGGCAGGGCGCTGCGCGAACGTCAGAAGGCCGGCAAGGTGGTGTTCATCGGCCATGGAATGACCAGGGACACGCGGCGCCTACTGATCGACGGCATAATGGACGCGGTCATCAACTCCGATCCCGACCAGATCATCGCGCTCACGCTGGCGCGGTTCAGACGACCACCGCATTCGCGGACGCATGGCGACGGGCACAGCGTCCCGCTGAGCATGGAGATCATCTTCCGCGAGAACATACCGGCGCAGATCAGGTAGCGGCCCCTGCGAGCAAGCGGCCTTGCGCCCTGTCGTCAATGACAGAACGCCGCCTGGGTGTTACCCATGCGCCCGGAAAGAACCGTCACCCATGTCCCCGGGTCGTACCCTCTGCAGGATGGCTGGGGCGCCAGGATTCGAACCTGGGATCACGGGACCAAAACCCGTTGCCTTACCGCTTGGCCACGCCCCAATGCACGCCGGATGTGCCGGTGAGGGTGCGTTCCTATATCGTCGGCCGGGGGCTGGCGGCAAGCGGTGGCCGGAAGAAATGCGCTCCAGGCCTTGCAACCTGCCGCGCGGCGGCCTAGGGCTCGGCCCGCCAGATGCAGATGTCCCAACGATGAGTGACGATATTCCCTTCAATCGCGACTTCGACCCCAGGCCCGGCGCGGTTCAGGAGGTGGCGGCAGGAGTGCGCCGCATCCTGGCGCCCAATCCATCGCCCTTCACCTTCCGCGGCACCAACACCTATCTGGTGGGTCACGGCGAGGTGGCGGTGATCGACCCGGGACCCGATGATCCGGACCATCTTGCCGCGATCGAGCGGGCGGTCGCAGGTGAGCGGGTGACGGCTGTCATCGTGACCCACACCCATCGCGACCACTCGCCGCTCGCCGGTCCGCTGGCATCGGCCCACGGCGCCACGACCTACGGCTTCGGCCCGCACCGGCCCGCACGCCAGCCGCTGCCCGGCGAGGAGGCGCGGCTCGATGCCTCCAACGACAGCGCATTCCGGCCAGATGTTGCGCTGGCGGACGGCGCCGGCATCGAGGGCGAAGGCTGGCAGCTGACCGCAGTACACACGCCGGGCCACACTTCGAACCACATCTCGCTTGCGCTCGACGGAACCGGGCTCTTGTTCAGCGGCGACCATGTCATGGGCTGGTCCACCACCATCGTCGCGCCCCCGGACGGCCGCATGGCCGATTTCATGGCCTCGCTCGACCGACTGGCCGATCGCGACGAGACCCTGTACCTGCCGGGCCACGGCGCTCCGATCCCGGATCCACGCCGTTTCGTCCGGCTGCTCGCCCTGCACCGTCGCCAGCGCGAGGCGTCGATCCTGAAGCGCCTGGAGGAAGGCGACCGGCGCATCCCCGAGATCGTCGCGGCAATCTACAAGGGGCTCGACCCACGCCTGACGAGCGCGGCCGGCCTGTCGGTTCTTGCCCATATCGAGGATCTGATGGAGCGCGGCGCCGTGGTCGCGGCGGATGGCTGCGGGCTGTCGGCGGTCTACCGCCCCGCGTGAGCCGCGGGGCGGCCGGTCGTCGTCAGATTGCGGCCAGCAGCGCCTCGGCGCTGGAAATTTCCGCCTTGCCGGGCATGTCCTCGACCAGCAGCGCCTTGACCACGCCATCGTCGACCAGCATCGCGTAACGCTTCGAGCGGATGCCGAGACCGCGGGCCGTGGCGTCGAGCTCAAGCCCCGTCGCCTTGGCGAATTCGGCGCTGCCGTCGGCGAGGAACTCGATCGTCCCTTCTCCGCCAGTGGCCTTCGCCCAGGCCCCCATCACGAAGACATCGTTCACGGACACGCACACCACCGCATCGACTCCCTTCGCCTTGAATGCATCGACATTGGCGAGAAAGCCCGGCAGATGGGCGTTGTGGCAGGTCGGCGTGAACGCGCCAGGAACCGCGAACAGCGCCACCTTGCGCCCGCCGAACACCTCTGCAGTCCGCCGTTCGACCGGACCGGAGTCGGTCATCACCGCGAAGGTTGCGTCCGGAAGCTTGTCGCCGACTTTGATCATTCCCGTCTCCTGGTTGAGGTGCGCCATGGGACCGCGACGAGGCAGTCAGCCGCAAGATAGGGCCGACGCCTGTCTAGTCGATACGCAGCGTGCGCTCAAAGGAAAAGCCGTCGGAAACGCCGGTCAGCCTGAGATCGACGCCCGACCCGGCGGGCAGCGGCAGCGCGAATCGGTAGCGGCCGTTTCCGTCTCCGCCGAGACGTTCCGCAACCGGAGTCGGCCATCCGGCCGGTCCCTCGACGAGCAGGAAGGGGTCGTCGGTCTGCGGCGGGAAGCGGAGCTCGATCTCGAGCCTTGCATCCTCGCCCTCGCCGATCCTGGCCACCGAGACGACGCCACCGCGCGGATCGTCGCCGGACACCGGCACCGGCACGCGCCGCCGGAACAGCTCGATGGCCGACGCCTGCGGCGTCCCCTCGCCGAGCCGGGCAGAAAGATCGGCGTCGGCGGGAACACAGATGTCCTTGCACACGCCGAAATGCATGGCGAGCCGCAGACCCACCGGCTTGCCGGGATCGACGGGCGTGACCCGCAACGGCAGCACCACCGTGTCGGCATAGCCGACGATCCAGCCGTAACCGTCGTTGAACAGCTCCGGCGCAGGCCACTCCACCGCGACGCCGGCAACGTTCTGCGAGCCCGAGAAATCGAAACGCGGCGGGATGCCGGACTCGCCGGGTTGGCGCCAGTAGGTCTTCCAGCCCGGGGCCAGCGTGATCTCGAGCCCGGCGAGCCGGTCTGCACTGCCCTGCACGGCCCCGCCGTCGAGGACCCGAACCTCTACCGGTTCGTCCCAGGCGCCGGCCAACGCCATGCCGACGGCAAGGCAACTGCCCGCCGAAACGACGAGTAGACCGACGAGCGAGGCCAAGCGTTGGGACAGCATCCCGATCGTCTCCATCGACCGATGCGCGGCAGACCGTTCGGCCGCAGGATCGGTTGGCGCAGCGGCCTTGGGACCCTACTTTTAGTTCAAAGACGCGTCGCGGCGCATCAACCGGTTTCACGGCTCAGTGAGATCCGCCAACAGTCGGCATTTCCAAATCGCATCAGCAGGGTTAGCATTCGACCATGATCGGAGCGGCAACTGGCAGGATCGGTGCAGGCGGTCGGAGCTACCTCGACGGCCAGCTCCTCGTCGCCATGCCGTCGATGAGCGATCCGCGCTTCGAGCGGAGCGTCATCTATGTATGCGCCCACTCCGAGGACGGGGCGATGGGGATCATCGTCAACCAGGCAGCCGAGCATATCGGCTTCACGGAGCTGTTGCGCCAGCTCGACGTCATCGGTGCCGGTGAGGAGATCCGCCTGCCGCCGGCGGTCAATGCCATGAGGGTGCATGTCGGCGGGCCGGTGGAAACAGGCCGCGGCTTCGTGCTCCACACCGCGGACTGGTTCGTGGAGAATTCGACGCTGCCGATCGACGACGGCATCTGCCTGACCGCGACGCTCGACATCCTCAAGGCGATTGCCCGTGGCCAGGGTCCGTCGAACTCGCTTCTGGCACTCGGCTATTCGGGATGGGCGCCGGGCCAGCTCGAGCGGGAGATCCAGGCGAACGGCTGGCTGCATTGCAGTGCCGATCCCCGGATCGTGTTCGGGGGCGATCTTGCCTCGAAGTACGATCTCGCGCTGCGCAAGATCGGGATCGATCCGGGCTTCCTGGCCAGCGAGGCCGGACACGCCTGACACCTCACATCTGAATCACATCTGAAGCCCGAGCTC
The nucleotide sequence above comes from Tepidamorphus gemmatus. Encoded proteins:
- a CDS encoding peroxiredoxin, yielding MIKVGDKLPDATFAVMTDSGPVERRTAEVFGGRKVALFAVPGAFTPTCHNAHLPGFLANVDAFKAKGVDAVVCVSVNDVFVMGAWAKATGGEGTIEFLADGSAEFAKATGLELDATARGLGIRSKRYAMLVDDGVVKALLVEDMPGKAEISSAEALLAAI
- a CDS encoding protein-disulfide reductase DsbD domain-containing protein encodes the protein MLSQRLASLVGLLVVSAGSCLAVGMALAGAWDEPVEVRVLDGGAVQGSADRLAGLEITLAPGWKTYWRQPGESGIPPRFDFSGSQNVAGVAVEWPAPELFNDGYGWIVGYADTVVLPLRVTPVDPGKPVGLRLAMHFGVCKDICVPADADLSARLGEGTPQASAIELFRRRVPVPVSGDDPRGGVVSVARIGEGEDARLEIELRFPPQTDDPFLLVEGPAGWPTPVAERLGGDGNGRYRFALPLPAGSGVDLRLTGVSDGFSFERTLRID
- a CDS encoding YqgE/AlgH family protein; translated protein: MIGAATGRIGAGGRSYLDGQLLVAMPSMSDPRFERSVIYVCAHSEDGAMGIIVNQAAEHIGFTELLRQLDVIGAGEEIRLPPAVNAMRVHVGGPVETGRGFVLHTADWFVENSTLPIDDGICLTATLDILKAIARGQGPSNSLLALGYSGWAPGQLEREIQANGWLHCSADPRIVFGGDLASKYDLALRKIGIDPGFLASEAGHA